The proteins below are encoded in one region of Candidatus Saccharimonadales bacterium:
- the radA gene encoding DNA repair protein RadA: MAKTIFVCQECGTTAPRWSGKCSGCGNWNTLIEEVKSGGSRAGSSVSARATQKLADIPDTQAVGRLDTQVTELNKVFGGGIVPGSITLLAGEPGVGKSTLLLQLAANLAVNHKVLYVSGEESLQQIKLRAERLKLREVKLELLAEIDIDTIAATLKHGQYDFVVIDSVQTMQTSELSASAGTVSQITASTHRLQSVAKASQTAVLVVGHVTKEGNIAGPKILEHLVDVVLYLEGERFGSFKLLRGVKNRYGSTHEVGIFEMEEGGMVPVDNPSARFLQERAPGDGSVVLATVEGTRALLVEVQALVSTSPFGYPKRTAAGFDLNRLNLLIAVLGQRAGIKLADKDVYINIVGGMKLVEPAADLAVALAIASAAKRQPLVDGLVVFGEVGLNGEIRSVSDTAKRVKEARKLKFKSALAPSGTNAEYIEAVVTLKEAIKRGLVS, encoded by the coding sequence ATGGCTAAAACGATATTCGTCTGTCAGGAGTGCGGCACTACTGCTCCGCGGTGGAGTGGTAAGTGTAGTGGTTGCGGAAACTGGAACACTTTAATCGAGGAAGTAAAGAGTGGTGGCTCTAGGGCGGGTAGTTCCGTTAGTGCGCGCGCAACGCAGAAGTTAGCTGATATCCCGGACACACAAGCCGTCGGTCGACTCGATACTCAAGTTACAGAGTTAAACAAGGTTTTCGGTGGCGGGATTGTACCCGGCAGCATCACTTTACTGGCGGGAGAGCCGGGAGTGGGCAAGTCGACTCTGCTACTGCAGTTAGCGGCTAATCTCGCTGTCAACCATAAGGTGCTCTACGTTAGTGGTGAGGAGTCACTACAACAGATTAAGCTTCGAGCTGAACGGCTTAAGCTGCGGGAGGTTAAGCTTGAGCTACTGGCCGAGATCGATATCGATACTATCGCCGCTACACTGAAGCACGGCCAGTATGATTTCGTTGTAATCGATTCGGTTCAGACCATGCAGACCAGTGAGTTGAGTGCTAGCGCCGGTACCGTGAGTCAGATTACGGCCAGTACCCATCGTCTACAGAGTGTGGCCAAGGCCAGTCAGACCGCTGTACTAGTAGTTGGCCACGTGACCAAAGAAGGTAACATCGCCGGCCCGAAAATTCTCGAGCATCTGGTAGATGTAGTGCTCTATCTCGAAGGTGAACGTTTTGGTAGCTTCAAACTACTGCGGGGGGTGAAGAATCGTTACGGCTCCACCCATGAGGTCGGTATCTTTGAGATGGAAGAAGGTGGGATGGTGCCGGTAGATAATCCTTCAGCCCGTTTTCTGCAGGAGCGTGCACCTGGAGATGGTTCAGTGGTCTTGGCTACGGTAGAAGGGACCCGGGCTTTACTGGTCGAGGTTCAGGCCTTAGTGAGTACTAGCCCTTTTGGTTACCCCAAACGTACGGCGGCTGGTTTTGATCTTAATCGACTCAATTTATTAATAGCGGTTTTAGGCCAGCGGGCCGGTATAAAACTCGCCGACAAGGATGTCTATATTAATATTGTTGGTGGTATGAAGCTGGTCGAGCCGGCCGCTGACCTAGCTGTCGCACTAGCGATTGCTTCAGCCGCTAAGCGCCAGCCGCTAGTTGATGGACTGGTGGTTTTCGGGGAGGTCGGACTTAATGGTGAGATTCGTTCAGTGAGTGACACCGCTAAACGAGTGAAAGAGGCGCGGAAATTGAAATTCAAATCTGCGCTAGCTCCATCTGGCACCAATGCAGAGTACATAGAGGCTGTGGTTACGCTCAAAGAGGCGATTAAACGAGGGCTAGTTTCTTAA
- a CDS encoding transglycosylase domain-containing protein, with translation MTKLNRKLKQLFSNGTKQKGKKAKAAPRKRTAAHKSATPPDLWWRRWLWYLHPQRFRDWWFTRPGALAALKIAGVATGIILLAIVGLFLYFAKDLPSPGQINARQLDQTTRFYDRTGEQVLYEVYGDQNRTYIDLEDMGPYVADATIAVEDKNFRNQGAFSSLGIIRAAIYNVLSIDRGGLQGGSTITQQYVKNALLTKEQTITRKIKELILSIQIEQLYEKDDILELYLNEIGYGAQAYGVQAASQMYFSKDTAELSLDEAALLAALPQAPTYYSPYGQNTEDLVFRMHIVLDLMAEQGYITEEEAAAAKEVDTLANVNETPDAFRNIEAPHFVIRAQEQLEEKYGAQEVIQGGLQIITTIDLDLQHKAEAAVEAGIAAVEAGGGNNAALVASDPNNGQVLAMVGSRDFSEPGYGAYNAATAKRQPGSSFKPYAYAQAFAETKDWGPGSIMYDVRTDFGGGYIPNNYDGGFAGNMTIRSALARSRNIPAVKMLYIAGIENTLNLVERMGITTLGDPSNYGLSLVLGAGEVQLNQHVSAYETFANGGLHHEQVTILKITDPDGNIIEEWEESEGERIFDPQVPYLISSILSDDSARAPTFGANSPYFNIPGHTVAAKTGTTDNFKDGWIMGYTKSLVTGIWVGHNDNEAMHAPTDTMTGPIFSRFMATALEGQANQPFERPEGIKTVTLDRYTGDRASDNSSSTVTDIFPSWYTPRGGSDLESALVNTATNRRINDSCPAHEDFTSRITSYGLRAEIPPADPAFSRWNPPVQALASRLDIRGGGEIPEREDNCNSQPQINESESSAEYDNDEITIRVALQGGVADEVRLTYNGSTAGISADGNSGGAYIFRYTPEGGSGSYTFEAVVIRDGLFDTATITCPESGSCSEVGDGGSGGGLSWWRRLRN, from the coding sequence GGGGTGGCGACTGGGATAATCTTACTAGCTATCGTCGGCCTGTTCCTCTACTTCGCTAAAGACCTGCCCAGTCCAGGTCAGATTAATGCCCGACAATTAGATCAAACGACTCGTTTCTATGACCGCACCGGCGAGCAGGTTCTATATGAGGTCTATGGTGACCAAAATCGTACCTATATTGATCTAGAGGACATGGGTCCCTACGTCGCCGACGCCACTATCGCGGTAGAGGATAAGAACTTTCGTAACCAAGGGGCCTTCAGCTCACTAGGCATTATCCGGGCCGCCATCTACAACGTCCTAAGTATCGATCGGGGCGGCTTGCAGGGGGGCTCTACCATCACCCAGCAGTACGTCAAGAATGCACTTCTAACTAAAGAGCAGACTATTACCCGCAAGATTAAAGAGCTCATCCTTTCTATCCAAATCGAACAGCTCTATGAGAAAGACGACATTCTCGAACTATACCTAAATGAGATCGGTTACGGAGCGCAAGCCTACGGTGTTCAGGCCGCCTCACAAATGTACTTCTCTAAAGATACGGCCGAATTAAGCCTAGATGAGGCTGCACTACTAGCAGCCCTGCCCCAAGCACCGACCTATTACTCACCCTACGGCCAGAACACCGAAGATCTAGTTTTTAGAATGCACATAGTGCTCGACTTAATGGCTGAACAAGGCTATATCACCGAGGAGGAAGCTGCCGCCGCTAAGGAAGTCGACACGCTTGCAAACGTAAATGAGACTCCAGATGCATTCCGAAATATCGAGGCACCTCACTTCGTCATCCGGGCTCAAGAACAGTTGGAAGAAAAATACGGTGCTCAAGAAGTAATCCAGGGTGGACTACAAATCATCACTACGATCGATCTCGACCTACAACATAAAGCTGAAGCAGCCGTAGAGGCCGGTATAGCAGCCGTAGAGGCCGGCGGCGGTAACAACGCCGCTCTTGTAGCCTCAGACCCAAATAATGGGCAAGTATTAGCCATGGTTGGCTCTCGCGACTTCTCCGAACCGGGCTATGGCGCCTACAACGCAGCTACTGCTAAGCGCCAGCCCGGTTCCAGCTTTAAGCCCTACGCCTACGCTCAAGCCTTTGCTGAGACTAAAGACTGGGGGCCAGGCAGCATCATGTACGACGTACGCACCGATTTTGGCGGTGGCTACATTCCTAACAACTACGATGGTGGTTTCGCCGGCAATATGACTATTCGCTCCGCCCTAGCGCGTTCACGTAACATCCCGGCCGTTAAGATGCTCTACATCGCCGGAATCGAGAATACGCTCAACCTAGTGGAGCGTATGGGTATTACCACCTTAGGCGATCCAAGCAACTATGGCCTCAGCTTAGTTCTCGGGGCCGGTGAAGTGCAGCTTAATCAGCATGTGAGCGCATATGAAACGTTCGCTAACGGTGGTCTGCACCACGAGCAGGTTACGATACTGAAGATCACCGACCCAGACGGAAATATCATCGAAGAATGGGAGGAGAGTGAAGGCGAACGTATCTTCGACCCACAGGTCCCCTACCTCATATCTAGCATCCTCTCCGATGATTCAGCGCGGGCTCCGACCTTCGGTGCTAACTCTCCCTACTTCAACATTCCTGGTCACACCGTCGCGGCTAAGACCGGAACCACCGATAACTTTAAAGACGGCTGGATCATGGGCTACACTAAGAGTCTAGTTACCGGTATCTGGGTCGGACATAACGATAATGAGGCCATGCACGCTCCGACCGATACCATGACCGGACCGATCTTCTCCCGTTTTATGGCTACTGCCCTGGAGGGTCAAGCGAACCAACCCTTCGAACGACCGGAAGGCATAAAGACCGTCACCCTAGATCGCTACACTGGGGATCGGGCCAGTGATAACTCCTCATCTACTGTTACCGATATCTTTCCTAGCTGGTATACCCCCCGCGGTGGGAGCGATCTAGAATCGGCTCTAGTCAACACTGCTACTAATCGCCGCATCAACGACAGCTGTCCGGCGCACGAGGATTTTACCTCCCGTATCACCAGCTACGGACTACGGGCTGAGATTCCACCTGCAGACCCAGCCTTCTCTCGCTGGAATCCCCCGGTCCAAGCCTTAGCTAGTCGTCTGGACATACGCGGTGGCGGTGAGATACCGGAACGCGAAGATAACTGCAACAGTCAACCTCAAATCAACGAGAGTGAATCCAGCGCCGAATACGATAACGATGAGATTACTATCCGGGTCGCACTCCAAGGTGGGGTGGCCGACGAGGTAAGACTAACCTACAACGGCAGTACAGCCGGCATCTCGGCCGACGGTAATTCTGGTGGGGCTTACATCTTCCGTTACACTCCTGAAGGTGGCAGCGGCAGCTACACCTTCGAAGCAGTGGTCATTCGCGATGGCTTGTTCGATACCGCTACTATTACCTGTCCTGAGAGTGGTAGCTGTAGTGAGGTAGGTGATGGCGGGAGTGGTGGTGGACTAAGCTGGTGGCGGCGCTTAAGAAACTAG